In Fervidobacterium nodosum Rt17-B1, one genomic interval encodes:
- the rpmE gene encoding 50S ribosomal protein L31: MKKGIHPEMRLLTVRCACGAEHKIWTTKEQLKIDVCSNCHPLYKGSGGASLIVDTEGRVQKFKKKFEGKY; encoded by the coding sequence TTGAAAAAAGGCATACACCCAGAAATGAGACTTTTAACAGTCAGATGTGCATGTGGTGCAGAACACAAGATTTGGACAACGAAAGAACAACTTAAGATCGATGTGTGTTCAAATTGCCATCCACTTTACAAAGGAAGTGGAGGTGCTAGCCTGATTGTAGATACTGAAGGACGCGTACAGAAGTTTAAGAAAAAGTTTGAAGGCAAGTATTAA
- a CDS encoding heme NO-binding domain-containing protein, which produces MKSFVMNIWLSTWKKIYGESIVDNLVQEFNIDRTKLLIPTNDVPDELVVRFSEKLAQKVGKKYEELWEETGYHNIRSFHSFYPNYFKKEGCMSFLSAMDSVHRALTRRITGAKPPRIIFNYIDEKTAIVRYESRRDFRYYFMGLLKGASEFFNDPLKIEVLNQGKTDSGSFIEVKIISTKPYGKKVNLKSYKIFSFGLLKSLVETYTVTFPILTFVLSWLFTSLFGPLFGSIAVGLAILVGVSFGLVDFKKGLSATKDIAKVYKNKDFNNLLVIGGEKSFEEVSKEHIEAIYELREFLISLQGDTEEIMAFAKKTLESSSVVQEQIDTMKELSSQVADTAVQISNDAERISEAVSSNVETISRTIGQQNQIIHDLNVAVEKIITAAKSVELSASGMNAMSKEFENIATESEQLRTQASAIMDIANTVMSIAEQTNLLALNAAIEAARSGEAGRGFAVVADEIRKLAEESKASAVKISQFLGTISNGIDKLSQSVVKGYEELKEQAKNLSDSATKSKESSDIISHITNQLNDLVNSLNNETQKLEAITTSIQNLLAISEESSATAEEISASIQRFLDELNNVFANVKQTISLLNMIQENFKEVKI; this is translated from the coding sequence ATGAAGAGTTTCGTTATGAATATCTGGTTATCCACGTGGAAAAAAATTTATGGAGAATCGATTGTTGATAATTTAGTTCAGGAATTCAATATCGACAGAACAAAACTATTAATCCCAACAAATGATGTACCAGACGAACTTGTTGTAAGATTTTCAGAAAAGCTTGCACAGAAAGTTGGGAAAAAATACGAAGAATTATGGGAAGAAACCGGTTATCACAATATCCGCTCATTTCATTCTTTCTATCCAAATTACTTTAAAAAAGAAGGTTGTATGTCGTTTTTAAGTGCTATGGATAGTGTACATAGAGCTCTCACAAGGCGAATAACCGGTGCGAAGCCACCAAGAATAATCTTTAACTACATAGATGAAAAAACTGCAATTGTTCGCTATGAGTCAAGAAGGGATTTTAGGTATTACTTTATGGGATTACTTAAAGGTGCATCTGAATTTTTCAATGATCCATTGAAAATCGAAGTACTAAACCAAGGAAAAACGGATTCTGGTTCTTTTATAGAAGTTAAAATCATTTCAACAAAACCTTACGGAAAGAAAGTAAATTTAAAATCGTACAAAATCTTCTCTTTTGGTTTGCTAAAATCTTTGGTTGAAACATATACTGTAACATTCCCAATTTTGACTTTCGTTTTGTCTTGGCTATTCACATCTTTATTTGGCCCATTGTTTGGTTCCATCGCCGTAGGTTTAGCGATTTTGGTTGGAGTTTCTTTCGGTTTGGTTGATTTTAAGAAAGGTTTGAGTGCGACAAAGGATATTGCAAAGGTTTACAAAAACAAAGATTTTAATAATTTACTTGTTATTGGTGGAGAAAAATCATTCGAGGAAGTATCAAAAGAACATATTGAAGCTATCTATGAATTGAGAGAATTTTTAATTTCTCTCCAAGGTGACACAGAAGAAATTATGGCGTTCGCAAAGAAAACATTGGAATCGTCCAGTGTAGTACAAGAACAGATTGATACAATGAAAGAATTATCAAGTCAAGTTGCCGATACAGCCGTTCAAATTAGTAACGATGCCGAACGAATATCAGAAGCGGTCTCATCGAATGTCGAAACTATCTCAAGAACAATAGGTCAACAAAATCAAATTATTCATGATTTAAACGTCGCTGTTGAAAAAATAATCACAGCTGCTAAGAGCGTAGAGCTTTCTGCCTCAGGTATGAACGCAATGAGTAAAGAATTTGAGAATATTGCAACAGAAAGCGAACAGCTTAGAACTCAAGCAAGCGCAATTATGGATATCGCAAATACAGTGATGAGCATCGCAGAACAAACAAATTTGTTAGCGCTTAACGCTGCAATTGAAGCTGCAAGAAGTGGGGAAGCTGGAAGAGGGTTTGCAGTTGTTGCAGATGAAATAAGGAAGTTGGCTGAAGAAAGCAAAGCATCTGCCGTAAAAATATCGCAATTCTTAGGGACAATTTCAAACGGTATTGATAAACTAAGCCAAAGTGTCGTAAAAGGTTATGAGGAACTGAAAGAACAAGCTAAAAACCTTTCGGATAGTGCAACAAAGAGTAAAGAATCAAGCGATATAATCTCCCATATCACAAATCAACTAAATGATTTGGTAAATTCTTTAAACAACGAAACGCAAAAACTGGAAGCAATAACAACAAGTATTCAAAACCTACTTGCAATTTCTGAAGAAAGTTCGGCAACAGCTGAAGAGATAAGCGCATCAATTCAAAGATTTTTAGATGAACTAAATAACGTCTTTGCTAACGTTAAGCAAACAATTAGTCTTCTCAACATGATACAAGAGAATTTCAAGGAAGTAAAAATATAA
- a CDS encoding class II glutamine amidotransferase has product MCRMAGFSFDDNQNISEIFEFVKSMALNGMEAPHNDGWGCFCKNDVNHILYKSLRPIYEDSYNINKITEEKFKLGLIHARLASKGLPKTTLQLHPFYINGRYFAHNGTIKSARRENIYESDTYEYFENIVNFNSIGQLVQNILKYSKINEFSGMNFIMVDEKENALYVCCLYTDTSRNKEYFTLHYYYNKSDKKFIVYSEKFSDEFQPMKNGEIIKVIDGIIVEKFFVNI; this is encoded by the coding sequence ATGTGTAGAATGGCTGGTTTTAGTTTTGATGATAATCAAAATATATCTGAAATTTTTGAGTTTGTCAAATCTATGGCACTTAACGGTATGGAGGCACCACATAACGATGGTTGGGGATGTTTCTGTAAAAATGATGTTAATCATATTTTGTACAAGTCACTCAGACCAATATACGAAGATTCATATAACATAAATAAAATAACTGAAGAAAAATTTAAATTAGGTTTAATTCACGCAAGGCTTGCTTCGAAAGGTCTTCCAAAGACAACATTGCAGCTTCATCCATTTTACATAAACGGGAGATATTTTGCGCACAACGGCACAATAAAAAGCGCAAGAAGAGAAAATATTTACGAGAGTGATACTTACGAATATTTTGAAAATATCGTCAATTTTAATTCGATTGGTCAACTTGTTCAGAATATCTTGAAATATTCTAAAATAAATGAGTTTAGTGGTATGAATTTTATTATGGTTGATGAAAAAGAAAACGCTTTATACGTATGTTGTCTTTACACAGACACATCAAGAAATAAAGAGTATTTTACGTTGCACTATTACTATAACAAGTCTGATAAGAAGTTCATCGTTTATTCAGAAAAGTTCTCTGATGAATTCCAACCAATGAAAAATGGTGAAATAATTAAGGTCATCGATGGTATCATAGTGGAAAAGTTTTTTGTTAATATTTAA
- a CDS encoding NCS2 family permease: MDRYFGISQSGSTVRKEVIAGITTFLTMAYIVFVNPSILVQAVPGIFDQTGKIIDQSLYNSYYGAFMVATILGGATATLIMGLFANYPFALAPGMGLNAYFTYTVCLKLGIPWQLALTAVFIEGLIFVILTLTGARSFVATAVPQPVKAATGAGIGLFIALIGLKNAGIVMPDPITAVTLGHLNKPDTLLAIIGFFITVVLFALQVPGSILLGIILTTVIGTFPIFNVTHYQGIIGKIPDISPTFFKIQFDSKTLLSGAFWVVVATFFFVDFFDTLGTLTGLAESAGFTKKKGELERAKPAYLADAIGTVIGSLFGTSTVTTYIESSTGIAAGGRTGLTAIVVALLMLAMLFFSPLALTIPSAATAPALIFVGVLMIKSLMSIKWDDITDAVPAFVTLTMIPFTYSIANGIALGIITYPIVKTFSGKRKEVHWFTWVLALLFIAYLTFFRE; this comes from the coding sequence ATGGATAGGTACTTCGGTATCTCACAGTCAGGTTCCACAGTCCGTAAGGAGGTTATTGCAGGTATCACAACCTTTCTAACGATGGCTTACATCGTTTTCGTAAACCCGTCTATATTAGTTCAAGCAGTTCCTGGTATTTTTGACCAAACCGGGAAGATTATCGACCAATCACTCTACAACTCATACTACGGGGCTTTCATGGTTGCTACCATTCTTGGTGGCGCAACAGCAACACTCATAATGGGATTATTTGCAAATTACCCATTCGCCTTGGCTCCCGGTATGGGACTTAACGCCTATTTCACTTACACAGTATGTTTAAAACTTGGAATACCATGGCAATTAGCACTTACAGCTGTGTTTATTGAAGGTTTGATATTTGTTATATTAACTCTCACTGGCGCAAGAAGTTTCGTAGCTACAGCTGTACCACAACCAGTTAAAGCAGCAACAGGGGCTGGAATTGGTTTGTTTATTGCCTTAATTGGATTGAAAAATGCTGGGATAGTCATGCCTGATCCGATAACAGCAGTTACACTCGGACATTTGAATAAACCAGACACATTGCTTGCAATAATTGGATTCTTCATAACCGTTGTTTTATTCGCACTACAAGTACCAGGTTCCATACTCCTTGGAATAATATTGACAACTGTAATAGGAACATTTCCTATATTCAACGTTACACATTATCAAGGAATAATAGGAAAAATTCCCGATATATCTCCAACGTTTTTCAAAATACAATTCGATTCAAAAACACTTCTCTCAGGTGCATTTTGGGTAGTTGTTGCAACATTCTTCTTTGTTGATTTCTTCGATACTTTAGGTACACTTACAGGATTAGCTGAAAGCGCTGGATTTACAAAGAAAAAAGGCGAACTTGAAAGAGCAAAACCAGCCTATTTAGCTGATGCTATTGGTACAGTTATTGGTTCTTTGTTTGGTACATCAACTGTAACAACGTATATTGAAAGCAGTACCGGTATTGCAGCAGGTGGAAGAACAGGTTTAACAGCTATCGTAGTTGCACTTTTAATGTTAGCGATGTTATTCTTCTCGCCACTAGCGTTAACAATTCCATCGGCCGCTACAGCGCCAGCTCTTATATTCGTCGGCGTCTTAATGATTAAGAGCTTAATGTCTATAAAATGGGATGATATAACAGATGCGGTACCCGCGTTTGTCACACTCACTATGATCCCCTTCACTTACTCAATAGCAAACGGTATAGCATTAGGAATAATAACATACCCAATCGTTAAAACCTTTTCGGGAAAGAGAAAAGAAGTTCACTGGTTCACATGGGTCCTTGCCTTACTCTTCATAGCTTACCTCACATTCTTTAGAGAATAA
- a CDS encoding DegT/DnrJ/EryC1/StrS family aminotransferase: MIPLFDMTRQYENLREEILKAIDDVLLSGKVILGPAVSEFESEFARYLNVKHAIGVANGSDALVIALHSIGIEKGEKVITTPYTFFATASCIVRNGGVPVFVDVDKETYNIDLNQVEDVLKREKIRIVIPVHLFGRSVDFENLLFLKEKYHVKILEDSAQSVGSEGKIGNKILKSGTIGDIGIFSFFPTKNLGAYGDAGMIVTNNDELAEKCRMLRQHGSKKKYYHEMVGYNSRIDSIHAAILSVKLKYLDEWTTRRIEIAKEYQRLFEDYKLPVKYPKVVETGYRNHVYHQYVVEFENEETRNRVKEHLEESGIRTALYYPLPLHLQKCFSEYGYKEGDFPVAESLSKTTLALPIFPELRNEEIKEVVEKIKESL, translated from the coding sequence ATGATTCCACTTTTCGATATGACAAGGCAATATGAAAATTTACGTGAAGAAATACTCAAAGCGATTGATGATGTCTTATTAAGTGGGAAAGTTATACTTGGACCTGCAGTTAGCGAATTTGAAAGTGAATTTGCTAGGTATTTAAATGTTAAACACGCAATTGGAGTTGCTAACGGCAGCGATGCCTTGGTTATTGCACTACATTCTATCGGTATAGAAAAAGGTGAGAAGGTAATCACAACACCATACACATTCTTCGCTACTGCATCGTGCATAGTTAGGAATGGTGGAGTACCAGTCTTTGTTGATGTAGATAAGGAAACTTACAACATAGATTTGAATCAAGTTGAAGATGTGTTGAAAAGAGAAAAAATAAGAATTGTTATACCAGTCCATCTTTTTGGTAGGTCAGTTGATTTTGAAAATCTACTCTTCCTAAAAGAAAAGTATCATGTTAAAATATTAGAAGATTCGGCGCAATCCGTAGGAAGTGAGGGAAAAATCGGCAATAAAATTTTAAAATCTGGAACAATCGGTGATATTGGTATTTTTTCGTTCTTTCCAACCAAAAACCTTGGAGCATACGGCGATGCCGGGATGATAGTAACAAACAATGATGAATTAGCAGAAAAATGCAGAATGCTTAGACAACACGGCTCAAAGAAAAAGTACTATCACGAAATGGTAGGGTACAATTCGCGAATTGATTCAATTCACGCTGCAATATTATCTGTTAAACTTAAGTACTTAGACGAATGGACGACAAGAAGAATAGAAATTGCAAAGGAATACCAAAGATTATTTGAAGATTATAAACTTCCAGTGAAATATCCAAAAGTTGTAGAGACTGGATATCGCAATCATGTATACCACCAATACGTTGTTGAGTTTGAAAATGAAGAAACACGAAATAGAGTTAAGGAGCATTTAGAAGAAAGTGGAATAAGGACAGCTTTATATTATCCATTACCACTACACTTACAAAAGTGTTTTTCAGAGTATGGTTACAAAGAAGGCGATTTCCCTGTTGCAGAAAGTTTATCAAAAACAACGCTTGCTTTACCAATTTTCCCAGAGCTAAGAAACGAAGAGATAAAAGAGGTTGTTGAAAAAATTAAAGAATCACTATAA
- the radC gene encoding RadC family protein encodes MPIEYGPREKLLKEGSEALETSELIAILLRTGTNGKDVLETSKELFNKFGGSLYKMSRATFDDFKSIKGLGDVKIVTLMAALELAKRLVKEETVILDPKLTSPENVFQYCIDMQSYPQEIVRVIFLDTKLKVIGSKDVSKGTINSSMAHPRDIFREAILRSSTGIILAHNHPSGDPTPSKDDIELTKKIKKAGELLGINLHDHVIIGQTFYSLRQKCKEIGWDNV; translated from the coding sequence ATGCCAATAGAATACGGTCCAAGGGAAAAGTTATTAAAAGAAGGCAGTGAAGCTCTTGAAACAAGTGAATTAATAGCTATTCTGCTCAGAACAGGAACAAACGGAAAAGATGTATTAGAAACTTCAAAAGAATTATTCAATAAATTTGGTGGAAGTTTATACAAAATGTCAAGAGCAACATTTGATGATTTCAAAAGTATTAAAGGACTTGGAGATGTGAAAATAGTAACTCTTATGGCAGCTTTAGAACTCGCTAAAAGATTAGTTAAGGAAGAAACAGTTATCTTAGACCCAAAATTGACTTCACCTGAAAATGTTTTTCAATATTGTATAGATATGCAAAGTTATCCCCAAGAAATAGTAAGAGTTATATTCTTAGATACAAAATTAAAAGTAATTGGAAGCAAAGATGTATCTAAAGGAACTATAAACTCTTCAATGGCACACCCAAGGGATATTTTCAGAGAAGCGATTTTGCGAAGTTCCACAGGTATAATACTTGCGCATAATCATCCTTCTGGAGATCCAACGCCAAGCAAAGATGATATAGAATTAACTAAAAAGATTAAGAAAGCGGGCGAATTATTGGGAATAAACCTCCATGACCATGTCATAATTGGTCAAACATTTTACAGTCTAAGACAAAAATGTAAAGAAATAGGGTGGGATAATGTTTGA
- a CDS encoding Maf family protein: MIILGSSSQRRIELLKTFKIDFVAISPEIDESEINSTNPEDIVIELALKKANAIKAKADDTIISADTLVCTSKKIFGKPKNSKEAFEMLKELSGKWHKVFTGVCVKIKSEEILFYEMTKVKFRKLEDSEIEYYISTGEPLDKAGAYGIQGLGGVFVEKIIGDYTNVVGLPLPKLWKILFDRGIVGKTCQ, encoded by the coding sequence TTGATAATTCTCGGTTCATCATCCCAAAGAAGGATAGAACTATTAAAAACATTTAAAATAGATTTTGTTGCCATTTCCCCAGAAATTGACGAAAGCGAAATAAACTCAACCAATCCTGAAGATATCGTTATCGAACTTGCTTTAAAAAAAGCGAACGCTATAAAAGCTAAAGCAGATGATACAATCATATCGGCAGATACACTAGTTTGTACCAGTAAAAAAATTTTTGGGAAACCAAAAAACTCAAAAGAAGCTTTTGAAATGCTTAAAGAACTTTCAGGAAAATGGCATAAAGTTTTTACAGGTGTTTGTGTTAAAATAAAGAGCGAAGAAATATTATTTTATGAAATGACAAAAGTTAAGTTTAGAAAACTCGAAGATAGCGAGATAGAATATTACATATCCACTGGAGAGCCACTCGACAAAGCTGGAGCGTACGGTATTCAAGGATTAGGCGGTGTTTTTGTTGAAAAAATCATAGGTGATTACACAAACGTTGTTGGATTACCTTTACCTAAGCTTTGGAAAATTCTCTTCGATAGGGGGATAGTGGGTAAAACATGCCAATAG
- a CDS encoding ribonuclease has product MAKLDNNKYVDIYSQEYLERIKSLEVKRRVILDILKEYKSMNQQKIGVLIRNFERPEKADLKKINPLTFSFLLHSLFNINESIENKIIEFEKNKISRYVLFEILFWAKPSLYPFPTDNIKNYKDFLVKQKKKLKELNLENFVQLYALESAQNDTFIKDIIQKAISITPETLEEYLWMRDFIKYLNPIESKSLKARLHPYVWKVLSSKENTIPVIIDGNNILMSKNIKGPEKIDSLLELIAKLDKVYFPFYIVFDENAKYKFHTKYFNYKKTYYHSPADELIINLAKEYKGVVCSMDRFKEYEINIKNIWYELKL; this is encoded by the coding sequence GTGGCTAAACTAGATAACAATAAGTATGTGGATATATACAGTCAAGAGTATCTCGAACGCATCAAATCCCTCGAAGTTAAAAGAAGAGTTATATTGGATATACTTAAAGAATACAAGAGCATGAACCAGCAAAAGATAGGAGTATTAATTAGAAACTTTGAAAGACCAGAGAAAGCGGATTTAAAGAAGATAAATCCTCTGACTTTTTCTTTTTTACTGCATAGTCTTTTTAACATTAATGAGAGCATTGAAAATAAAATAATTGAATTTGAAAAAAATAAAATTTCCAGATATGTGCTCTTTGAGATACTTTTTTGGGCAAAGCCTTCTTTGTATCCATTCCCAACTGATAACATAAAAAACTATAAAGACTTCCTAGTGAAACAAAAGAAAAAGTTGAAAGAATTAAACTTAGAAAATTTCGTCCAATTGTACGCACTCGAGAGTGCACAAAACGATACATTTATAAAAGATATCATCCAAAAAGCTATTTCAATAACTCCCGAAACGCTTGAAGAATATTTATGGATGCGGGATTTCATTAAATATTTAAATCCTATTGAGTCCAAAAGCTTAAAAGCAAGACTCCATCCATATGTTTGGAAGGTTTTATCCTCTAAGGAAAATACCATACCTGTTATAATAGATGGAAACAACATACTTATGTCTAAAAATATAAAAGGTCCTGAAAAAATAGATTCATTGCTTGAACTTATTGCTAAACTTGATAAAGTCTATTTTCCATTTTACATTGTTTTTGATGAGAACGCGAAATACAAATTTCACACAAAATACTTCAACTACAAGAAAACTTATTACCATTCACCCGCCGATGAGTTAATTATAAACCTCGCGAAAGAATATAAAGGAGTCGTATGTTCAATGGACAGGTTTAAAGAATACGAAATTAACATAAAAAACATATGGTACGAATTAAAATTGTGA
- a CDS encoding MBL fold metallo-hydrolase: MIENLKVFKTSGELQTNSYSFTINGIDYIVDPGKGIGNYVDKTKTYDVIITHGHYDHIAGLKEINVGKIYISPEDSECLSNPSLNLSIFFDEIFSIDYKWYNIDEYFETILAPGHTAGSRIIIINGHLFTGDVVFSDTIGRVDLYIDKEKAKKMREEMKKTIENLRRIFKTFPDDWKICPGHENQTTIKRLFEINPFFKSF, translated from the coding sequence ATGATTGAAAATCTTAAAGTGTTCAAAACATCTGGTGAATTACAAACAAACAGCTATTCTTTTACAATTAATGGTATAGATTACATAGTAGATCCAGGAAAAGGAATTGGTAACTATGTTGATAAAACAAAAACTTACGATGTTATAATTACACATGGTCATTACGACCATATCGCTGGATTAAAGGAAATAAATGTGGGAAAAATATACATATCGCCTGAAGATAGCGAATGCCTATCAAATCCATCTTTAAACCTTTCTATATTTTTCGACGAGATTTTCAGTATAGATTATAAATGGTATAATATCGATGAGTACTTCGAGACAATTTTAGCACCCGGTCACACTGCGGGCTCTCGAATAATTATCATAAATGGACATTTATTCACCGGAGATGTTGTTTTTTCAGATACTATAGGAAGAGTGGATCTTTATATAGATAAGGAAAAAGCCAAAAAAATGCGTGAAGAAATGAAAAAAACGATAGAAAATTTAAGGAGAATTTTTAAAACTTTTCCTGATGACTGGAAAATCTGTCCTGGTCATGAAAACCAAACGACAATAAAGAGATTATTTGAAATTAATCCATTCTTCAAATCTTTTTGA
- a CDS encoding CD0519/CD1768 family membrane protein, giving the protein MNRKPLFSFETFVFLFFLIIFFWIFTSTMGSANFFKTLMSTAHDLLLNTVFFIMAVAVLTGAFAALLNEFGVIYWIHLLLDKLMKPLYNLPGIAAMGILSTYFSDNPAIIALAKDKSFISHFEKWQEPLLCNLGTAFGMGMIVSTFFIAQGGRAGVNLVPAVIVGNIATIIGSIVSVRLFSIWTKKKLGSVHKEVENVNLKHREIREGNAFERFLEAMLDGGKTGVDIGIGIIPGVLIISTLVMMLTFGPKDNSVGYQGLAYEGIALFDKIGKYLFWPLKILFGFDSPQLIAFPITCLGSTGAALALVPRFMEHGLIKPSDVAVFTAIGMTWSGYLSTHVGMMDALGYRYLTSKAILSHTIGGIVAGFSANLMYNLFIHI; this is encoded by the coding sequence ATGAATAGGAAACCTTTATTTTCATTTGAAACTTTTGTATTTCTTTTCTTTCTTATAATATTTTTTTGGATTTTTACTTCAACAATGGGAAGCGCAAATTTTTTTAAGACTTTAATGTCAACTGCTCATGACTTATTGTTAAATACTGTATTCTTCATTATGGCAGTTGCAGTATTAACTGGTGCTTTCGCAGCTCTTTTGAATGAATTTGGAGTTATATACTGGATACACCTGCTTCTTGATAAATTGATGAAACCCCTTTACAATTTACCTGGAATTGCTGCAATGGGAATACTGTCAACTTACTTTTCTGACAACCCTGCTATAATTGCGCTTGCAAAAGATAAATCTTTCATCTCGCATTTTGAAAAGTGGCAGGAACCTTTATTATGTAATCTTGGTACAGCATTTGGTATGGGAATGATTGTATCTACTTTTTTCATTGCGCAGGGTGGAAGAGCTGGAGTTAACCTAGTTCCTGCAGTTATAGTTGGGAATATCGCGACAATTATAGGTAGTATAGTCAGTGTTAGACTTTTCTCTATATGGACTAAGAAAAAGCTTGGGAGCGTTCATAAAGAAGTTGAGAACGTAAATTTGAAACATAGAGAGATAAGAGAAGGTAATGCCTTTGAAAGATTCCTTGAAGCGATGTTAGATGGCGGGAAAACGGGTGTTGATATCGGTATAGGAATTATACCAGGCGTTCTTATAATAAGCACACTCGTTATGATGCTTACATTCGGCCCTAAGGACAACTCTGTCGGTTATCAAGGACTTGCATATGAAGGAATCGCACTTTTTGATAAAATTGGAAAATACTTATTTTGGCCATTGAAAATCCTTTTTGGCTTCGATTCACCACAGCTCATTGCATTTCCTATCACTTGTCTTGGCTCAACAGGCGCGGCCCTCGCACTTGTTCCAAGATTTATGGAACATGGCCTTATAAAACCAAGTGATGTGGCTGTCTTCACCGCTATTGGAATGACATGGAGTGGATATCTGAGTACACACGTTGGAATGATGGATGCACTTGGATATAGATATTTAACAAGTAAGGCTATATTATCACATACAATCGGTGGTATAGTGGCTGGCTTCAGTGCAAATTTGATGTATAATCTTTTTATTCATATTTAA